Proteins found in one Bacillus sp. SM2101 genomic segment:
- a CDS encoding sigma factor G inhibitor Gin has protein sequence MSSLVVKQLIGETCLICEQRKYQGIHLYKTFICIECEKNMITTDTSDPKYQFYLQQLKKATSS, from the coding sequence TTGAGTTCACTTGTAGTAAAACAACTTATTGGGGAAACGTGTTTAATATGTGAACAGAGAAAGTATCAAGGAATTCATTTATATAAGACATTTATTTGTATTGAATGTGAAAAGAATATGATAACAACGGATACGAGCGATCCAAAGTATCAGTTTTATCTACAACAGTTAAAGAAGGCAACATCTTCATAG